CGGGAAGACTTTTGGCAGAAGCCATTCGTTACCAACTAAAAAATATGTTAGCTGTAAGAGTCATTGAAGGTAATGAATTCAAACAAATACGTACCTTATTAAAAGAGTCAAGTTACCATCCTTTCTCTCAAACGATTCCATTTACAATAGACAACCTCCACCATTTGGATTCCAAACGAAGGAACGCTACAAAAATTCGTTACATCGTTCATGGTCGGTATTTAATTGAAAATGGAGATATCAAATTAGAAATCTCATTGTATGATAGAAACCTATTAAAGGATGTAACCTCTTGGAAAACAAACCAAAGGGGCAGAGATAGTTTACCAACCATTGTGCATCGTATTGCAGAGAGGATTAAAAATACATTACCAATTGAAGGCAAAATCCTTAAGGTAAAAAAAGAAGAAGTGATCGTATCGTTAGGCAAAGATGATGGTTTAAAACCTGATTCCAAACCTCTATTCCAAAGGAGGGGGAAAACTATTTTTGAAGGTGAGATCCTAACTCTTGGAAAGTCGATTTCAAGTATTCGTCCGAAACAACGTGGTTGGGAAAAAGAACTTGCTACTGGAGATGATGTGGTAATTTCAAAGGACTAGTATAAAACGAAGAAAAAAATGTTAAAAATACTTCGGATATACGTATCTCTTTTGCTTCGTCTAAGGTTTCAATCTCCAACTGGCAAATGTTCTTATCCATAAAAACTGAATTTACGTTTTCATTTTTAAAACACGTTTCCAAAAGAGGATTGAAGTCAGAAAAATCTTTTGATTCTAAATAGAGTTTTGATTTTGAGAATTCATAATTGCTAGTGATTTTATGAATCTCTTTTTTAGGTGTACTTGTCCAAATTAGATCCACATTCGGATAAAAATAAATATTACCTTCTTCATACTGGAATTCACCATTTTTCAAAACCATCTCTGTATTTTTGTCTATAAATCGTATTAATTTTTTTTCAGAAGGTAATTTATCAGAAAAACTTACCTGTACTTCCCCCATTCCATTTTTGTTTTGCACAAAACGAACGAATAGAATCTGTTCTTTTTTCTGGATTTCCGATTCTTTCCTGAGTCTTTGAATCACACCCTCATGTAAAACTGGTTGTGGACTTTCTTTTTTTTTAAAAAACGAAATCATACAAGTGTTTATATCCTTCTAAAGTATATGGATACTTTTATATTCCGATCACAGTTTCCCGTCTCAAAGGAAAAATTATTTCAATTCCATGAAGATCCAATTGGTTTTGAAACTTTAATGAAGGCAAACAAGGGAATCCAAGTGGTCCAAAAACCGAACTCGCTCCAAGTCGGAGAAACTGCCATTTTAAAAATTCCAATCTTTCCCTTTCTTTTTACTCGATGGATCGCAAAACATACCAAATACGAAAAAAATGTCCTTTTCCAAGATAACCAAGAGAAAGGACCATTTCTAACTTTTTTGCACACCCATCGTTTTTTAGACGTGCCAAATGATACAAACCAATCTATTTTATCTGATGAAATAAAAATCGATTTTTATCTTTGGCCCATTTCCAAATACATTCTATATCCGATCTTATATTTGATGTTTTCCAAACGACACAAGTTGACTGGCGATTATTTTAACGTAAAACAGAAGTTAATTTTTTGCGGGTATTCTAGAACCATAGTCAATTAATTGTCGATTATATTCTTTTTCCATAAGAGGAGAAGATATTAGAAAATCTGCACTCGAACGATTACATGCCATTGGAATATTATACAATACAGCTATTCGTAGGAGAGCCTTTACATCTGGATCATGCGGTTGGGCAGAGAGTGGATCCCAAAAAAATACCATAAAATCGATCGAATCTTCTACAATCTTTGCACCAATTTGTTGGTCACCACCGAGAGGGCCTGAAATAAATCGAAATACAGGCAAACCAATTTGTTCGTGAATCAATTTTCCTGTTGTTCCCGTTGCGGAGAGGTGGTGGTTACTTAAGGTGCCTTTATTGTATTTCACCCAGTCGAGTAAATCTTCCTTTCGATTGTCATGAGCGATGAGTACGATCTTTTTGGTGATTTCCATTTTTCTTTGAATTAATACCATAAATTGATAGTTCTTGCCAATATCTAGGTTTCAAGGAAAGTTTCCTGAAATGGTAAACCAACATCGATTTTTTTGGACCATCCTCGTCCTCGCCTTCCACCTACAATTCCCTCTGGAAGCCGTGGAACCGACAAAACCAGGGGAACCAAGGGTTGAATCCATCCTACCTACCAAACCAGAATCTGGATCCCCCTGGGGAGACTCTGGACCTTCTGTAGAAACAATCCCTGTCCTCGATTTGGTAGATGAAAAGAACTCTCAAAAAAGATGGTTAGATGCCAGTAAGGAATACTCTCTTGCCTTGGAAGGTTTCGAATCGGGGAAAAAAGGGATCG
The sequence above is a segment of the Leptospira sp. WS39.C2 genome. Coding sequences within it:
- a CDS encoding methylglyoxal synthase, translating into MVLIQRKMEITKKIVLIAHDNRKEDLLDWVKYNKGTLSNHHLSATGTTGKLIHEQIGLPVFRFISGPLGGDQQIGAKIVEDSIDFMVFFWDPLSAQPHDPDVKALLRIAVLYNIPMACNRSSADFLISSPLMEKEYNRQLIDYGSRIPAKN